Proteins found in one Ischnura elegans chromosome 11, ioIscEleg1.1, whole genome shotgun sequence genomic segment:
- the LOC124168274 gene encoding 1,5-anhydro-D-fructose reductase-like, with amino-acid sequence MANKQQIYLELSPGVKIPALGLGTWQALDDDGEKAIDCALEAGYRHIDTAYVYQNEKAVGNIIKKWLESGRIKREDLFVVTKLPKHGNRPSGVPKYLQESLDSLGLSYVDLYLIHSPFGFQDKNPSDPNSEEIVDVTTDHIAIWKAMEDQVINGKARAIGLSNFNERQIERVWSTAERIKPSMLQVELHLYFQQKELVEFCNSKNIKVCAYSPLGSPSSSKVLGKEVPDILNNETVTDIAKKYGKTTAQILLRHIIQQGIAAIPKSSNPKRIKENMEIFDFELSSEDINKLNALDQGKDGRLFDFSIFKGATTHPEYPF; translated from the exons ATGGCTAACAAGCAGCAAATTTATCTTGAACTTTCACCTGGTGTCAAAATCCCCGCACTTGGCTTGGGGACATGGCAG GCATTAGATGATGACGGCGAGAAGGCAATAGACTGTGCATTGGAAGCCGGTTATAGGCATATTGACACAGCTTATGTTTACCAAAATGAAAAAGCAGTTGGAAACATCATAAAAAAGTGGCTCGAATCAGGAAGAATCAAACGTGAAGACCTATTTGTGGTAACAAAG CTGCCAAAACATGGGAATCGTCCATCTGGAGTACCAAAATATTTGCAAGAATCCTTGGACAGCCTTGGCTTATCTTACGTAGACCTTTACTTGATACACTCGCCATTTGGATTTCAAGATAAAAACCCCAGCGACCCAAATTCAGAGGAGATTGTAGATGTGACTACAGATCATATCGCCATCTGGAAG GCAATGGAAGACCAGGTGATTAATGGGAAAGCTCGTGCCATTGGGCTCTCCAACTTCAACGAAAGACAAATTGAACGTGTATGGAGTACAGCGGAACGGATAAAGCCATCTATGCTGCAAGTGGAATTACACCTCTATTTCCAGCAGAAAGAGCTAGTTGAATTCTGCAATTCTAAGAATATTAAAGTTTGTGCCTATTCGCCATTAGGCTCTCCTAGTTCATCAAAAGTATTGGG GAAGGAAGTACCAGATATTTTGAATAATGAGACTGTTACAGATATAGCCAAGAAATATGGCAAAACCACTGCTCAAATCCTGTTGAGGCACATAATTCAACAGGGTATTGCAGCCATACCCAAGAGCTCAAATCCAAAGAGGATCAAGGAAAATATGGAG ATTTTTGACTTTGAGTTGAGCAGTGAGGACATTAATAAACTCAATGCTCTTGATCAAGGAAAAGATGGACGTCTCTTTGATTTTTCTATCTTTAAAGG AGCAACTACTCATCCTGAGTATCCATTCTAA